A single genomic interval of Danio aesculapii chromosome 5, fDanAes4.1, whole genome shotgun sequence harbors:
- the anxa1b gene encoding annexin A1b, producing the protein MAFFNSFFHKISQDESAKSSQAPSTEAGTVYYSQVFNAQNDAAALKKAIETKGVDEAAIIEVLAKRSNAQRQQIKAAYQQSTGKPLADALKKALKSHLEEVALALLMTPSEYDAFEMKKAMKGLGTNEAVLSEILGTRTNNEIKAMKNSFREAYGELLEENIKSEVSGKLETTLLALCQATRPEGYNIDDALAHTDAKALYEAGEHRIGTVVSVLIDVLTTRSDAQLVKTFQYYGQLSKKGFAKALESELHGHLEECLLTIVKSAWNKPAYFAERLHLAMKGLGTDDDTLIRVIVSRSEIDLAKIMQEYSTMQGQTLQAAIQKETKGDYQKILLTICGAH; encoded by the exons ATGGCTTTCTTTAATAGCTTTTTCCATAAAATTAGTCAAGATGAAAGTGCCAAG AGTTCTCAAGCCCCTAGTACAGAGGCAGGAACCGTCTATTATTCACAAGTCTTTAATGCCCAGAATGATGCTGCAGCTCTGAAGAAAGCCATCGAGACTAAAG GTGTGGACGAAGCCGCTATAATAGAGGTGCTTGCAAAGAGAAGCAATGCACAAAGACAGCAGATCAAAGCGGCTTATCAGCAGAGCACAGGAAAG CCTCTGGCAGATGCACTGAAAAAGGCTCTTAAATCACATCTTGAGGAAGTGGCTCTGGCCTTGCTGATGACACCCTCTGAATATGATGCTTTTGAGATGAAAAAAGCCATGAAG GGTCTTGGGACAAATGAGGCCGTGTTAAGTGAAATTCTGGGGACCAGAACAAACAATGAGATCAAAGCAATGAAAAATTCTTTCAGAGAAG CCTATGGGGAGCTGTTGGAGGAAAATATCAAAAGTGAAGTTAGTGGAAAACTTGAAACTACCCTGCTTGCCCTTTGCCAG GCCACCAGACCTGAAGGCTACAACATCGATGATGCACTTGCGCACACTGATGCCAAG GCTCTATACGAGGCTGGAGAGCATCGGATTGGTACTGTTGTCTCTGTCCTGATTGATGTTCTTACAACCAGGAGCGATGCTCAGTTGGTCAAAA CTTTCCAGTATTACGGCCAATTAAGCAAGAAGGGTTTTGCCAAAGCTCTTGAGAGTGAACTGCATGGACACCTTGAAGAATGCCTGCTGACCATTG TGAAATCTGCCTGGAATAAACCTGCCTACTTTGCTGAGAGGCTCCATCTTGCTATGAAG GGGTTAGGAACTGACGATGACACCCTGATAAGAGTCATCGTGAGCCGTTCAGAAATTGACCTGGCGAAAATCATGCAGGAGTACAGTACTATGCAAGGCCAAACCCTTCAGGCGGCCATTCAG AAAGAAACAAAAGGAGATTATCAGAAGATTCTGCTGACAATATGTGGAGCTCACTAA